A region of Alteromonadaceae bacterium 2753L.S.0a.02 DNA encodes the following proteins:
- a CDS encoding phosphoribosylglycinamide formyltransferase-1 — translation MSSESTQTCRVVVLISGSGSNLQAIIDQQDAGNLPIQIVAVISNKADVYGLTRAKNHGIATRVLNHKDFESRESFDAALVTEIDSFRPDLVVLAGFMRILTPAFTLHYQGRMLNIHPSLLPKYQGLHTHQRAIDAGDTEHGVSVHFVTAELDGGPVVGQTRVPVLAGDTAESLAARVLQQEHKLYPEVIRWFAEGRLKMYKGLALLDGEPVSLRSPL, via the coding sequence GTGAGCTCAGAGTCTACTCAAACGTGTCGGGTCGTGGTTCTTATCTCCGGTAGCGGAAGTAATTTACAGGCGATCATTGATCAGCAGGATGCTGGTAACCTTCCCATACAAATCGTGGCTGTTATCAGTAACAAAGCCGATGTTTATGGTTTAACACGAGCCAAAAACCACGGCATCGCCACCCGTGTTCTGAACCACAAAGATTTCGAAAGCCGTGAAAGTTTCGACGCAGCCCTTGTGACAGAAATCGATTCCTTCCGCCCCGACCTTGTTGTGCTAGCCGGTTTTATGCGTATTCTCACGCCCGCTTTTACCCTGCACTACCAGGGCCGTATGCTCAACATTCATCCGTCACTATTACCCAAATATCAAGGGCTGCATACCCACCAGCGCGCCATTGATGCAGGAGACACTGAGCACGGAGTTTCAGTGCATTTTGTAACCGCAGAGTTGGATGGTGGCCCGGTGGTGGGGCAAACCAGGGTACCGGTGCTAGCCGGCGATACCGCAGAAAGCCTCGCAGCTCGCGTATTGCAGCAAGAACATAAACTGTACCCAGAAGTTATCAGGTGGTTTGCTGAAGGTCGATTGAAAATGTATAAAGG